From Nicotiana tabacum cultivar K326 chromosome 20, ASM71507v2, whole genome shotgun sequence, one genomic window encodes:
- the LOC107776354 gene encoding 1-aminocyclopropane-1-carboxylate synthase-like, with protein MGFISNIDNELLSKVATNDGHGENSAYFDGWKAYEIDPFHPTQNSDGVIQMGLAENQLCFDLIQEWVVNNPKASICTGEGSEDFKDIAIYQDYHGLPEFRIAVARFMEKVRGDRIRIEAERIVMSGGATGAHELLAFCLADPGEAFLVPTPYYPGFDRDLRWRTGVQLFPVVCDSSNDFKVTRTALETAYQKAQESKITIKGLLLNNPSNPLGTILDKETLKDTVRFINEKNIHLVCDEIYAATIFNKPDFISISEVIMEEDVECDRDLIHIVYSLSKDLGFPGFRVGIIYSYNNVVTNCARKMSSFGLVSTQTQFLISNMLSDEKFITKFITKSSGRLRKRHYMFIKGLEQVGINTLKSNAGLFIWMDLRRLLKEPTFESELQLWRIIINEVKLNISPGCSFHCSEPGWFRVCFANMDDETMRIALRRINNFVIQRKGIEGGVKKLQCRRSKLEISLSFRKLDDFMNSPHSPMSSPLVQART; from the exons ATGGGTTTCATTTCGAACATCGATAATGAGCTGCTTTCTAAGGTAGCAACCAATGATGGGCATGGTGAAAACTCAGCCTATTTTGATGGTTGGAAGGCCTATGAAATTGATCCTTTTCATCCAACACAAAATTCTGATGGGGTTATTCAGATGGGTCTTGCCGAAAATCAG CTTTGCTTTGATTTAATCCAAGAATGGGTGGTGAACAATCCAAAAGCCTCCATTTGCACAGGTGAAGGGTCTGAAGATTTCAAGGATATTGCAATTTATCAAGACTATCATGGTTTGCCAGAATTCCGAATT GCTGTTGCAAGGTTTATGGAAAAAGTGAGAGGAGACAGAATCAGAATTGAGGCAGAGCGCATAGTGATGAGTGGAGGGGCAACTGGAGCTCATGAATTACTGGCCTTCTGCTTGGCTGATCCTGGAGAGGCATTTCTGGTTCCTACACCCTATTATCCTGG ATTTGACAGAGATTTGAGGTGGCGAACTGGGGTGCAACTTTTTCCAGTTGTTTGTGATAGTTCTAACGATTTCAAGGTCACACGAACAGCCTTAGAAACTGCATATCAGAAAGCTCAagaatccaaaattaccataaaGGGCTTGCTTTTAAACAATCCATCTAATCCACTGGGCACAATCCTAGACAAAGAAACATTAAAAGACACAGTAAGATTCATTAACGAGAAAAACATCCACCTCGTATGCGACGAAATATACGCTGCCACAATTTTTAACAAGCCCGATTTCATCAGCATATCCGAAGTAATAATGGAGGAAGATGTTGAATGCGACCGCGATTTAATACACATTGTTTATAGCCTGTCAAAGGATTTAGGCTTTCCTGGATTTAGGGTCGGGATTATTTACTCATACAACAATGTTGTAACAAACTGTGCCCGAAAAATGTCTAGTTTCGGGCTAGTTTCAACACAAACTCAATTCTTGATTTCAAACATGCTATCGGACGAAAAATTCATTACGAAATTCATTACCAAGAGTAGTGGAAGGTTACGAAAAAGGCATTACATGTTCATTAAAGGACTTGAACAAGTGGGAATTAACACATTGAAGAGTAACGCTGGGTTGTTTATTTGGATGGATTTGAGAAGGCTTCTTAAGGAACCAACATTTGAATCTGAACTCCAACTTTGGCGAATAATTATTAATGAAGTTAAACTTAATATTTCGCCCGGTTGTTCTTTTCATTGTTCAGAGCCTGGTTGGTTTAGAGTATGTTTTGCTAATATGGATGATGAAACTATGAGGATTGCCTTAAGAAGGATTAATAACTTTGTAATTCAAcgtaaaggaattgaaggaggaGTCAAGAAATTACAATGTAGGAGGAGTAAATTGGAGATTAGTTTATCATTcagaaaattggatgattttatgAACTCTCCTCATTCTCCAATGTCTTCGCCTTTGGTCCAGGCTAGGacttaa